One window of Lacerta agilis isolate rLacAgi1 chromosome 14, rLacAgi1.pri, whole genome shotgun sequence genomic DNA carries:
- the LOC117058571 gene encoding olfactory receptor 10A4-like, producing the protein MAWRNSSDVTEFILLGFSDLLQLQLLLFLVFAIMYIVTLLGNITIILLTITDPALQNPMYFFLRNLSFLEICFTLVIVPQMLVNLLSENKTISFPGCVMQMYFFFFFGSSECFLLASMAYDRYIAICRPLHYTVIMKKRFCIHLALFSWCSGIPVGTVQTTWLFSFPFCGPNKVNHFFCDSPPVLKLVCADTYLFELYAVTGTIVIVLSPFILILVSYVYIITTILRMPSAEGRHKAFSTCSSHLVVATLFYGTAGLTYFRPKSSYSPNTQKLLSLSYTVVTPMLNPIIYSLRNKEVKEAMKRLLKNAVFVETDKC; encoded by the exons atggcaTGGAGAAACAGTAGTGATGTCACTGAGTTTATTTTGTTGGGGTTTTCTGATCTTCttcagctgcagcttctgctttTTCTGGTATTTGCGATTATGTATATTGTAACCTTATTGGGAAATATCACCATCATTTTGCTCACAATTACGGATCCAGCCCTTCAAAACCCCATGTATTTCTTTCTCAGGAATTTGTCTTTCTTGGAGATCTGCTTCACTCTAGTTATAGTCCCTCAAATGTTGGTGAACCTCCTTTCAGAGAACAAAACCATTTCCTTCCCTGGGTGTGTCAtgcaaatgtatttctttttcttctttggaagTTCTGAGTGTTTTCTCCTGGCTTCGATGGCTTATGACCGCTATATAGCCATATGCCGCCCTTTGCACTATACAGTAATTATGAAAAAGAGGTTTTGTATCCATCTGGCCCTGTTCTCTTGGTGCTCAGGAATTCCAGTGGGGACAGTTCAGACAACATGGCTATTTAGTTTCCCATTCTGTGGTCCCAATAAGGTCAATCACTTTTTTTGTGACAGCCCACCGGTGTTAAAACTAGTCTGTGCAGACACTTATCTGTTTGAGCTGTATGCTGTCACAGGGACTATTGTAATTGTACTATCCCCATTTATCCTAATCTTGGTCTCCTATGTTTATATCATCACTACGATCTTACGAATGCCATCAGCCGAAGGCAGACACAAAGCCTTTTCCACTTGCTCCTCACATCTTGTTGTGGCGACTTTGTTCTACGGTACAGCTGGGTTAACTTATTTCCGACCCAAATCCAGTTATTCTCCAAACACCCAAAAGCTGTTGTCCTTATCATACACAGTTGTCACTCCCATGCTTAATCCCATCATCTACAGTTTGAGAAACAAGGAAGTGAAAGAAGCCATGAAAAGACTTTTGA AAAATGCTGTATTCGTAGAAACAGATAAATGTTAG